From a single Leptospira levettii genomic region:
- a CDS encoding TerC family protein encodes MIVYLSDPSLWLALLTLTSLEIVLGIDNIIFISILSSRLPKSKQKKARQIGLILAMGTRILLLFSLSFIMKLTTPLFTIIEQTISGRDIILILGGLFLIAKSTTEIHHKLEGDSNIGDDSKKQISFTQVILQILILDVVFSLDSVITAVGMTDQLTIMIAAVVLSVGFMLLSSGSISDFVDRHPTIKILALSFLILIGVALLGEGLRFHIPKGYIYFAMSFSVIVEFLNMKLRSKSEKPITLRGK; translated from the coding sequence ATGATAGTTTATCTTTCTGATCCATCCCTTTGGCTTGCCCTACTCACCTTAACTTCCTTGGAAATCGTATTGGGTATTGATAACATCATTTTTATTTCGATCCTTTCCTCCAGGTTACCCAAATCCAAACAAAAAAAAGCAAGGCAAATTGGATTGATACTTGCGATGGGAACACGGATTTTACTTTTATTTTCCCTATCATTTATCATGAAACTCACCACTCCACTATTTACGATCATTGAACAAACAATCAGTGGAAGAGACATCATACTCATCTTAGGTGGACTGTTTCTCATTGCAAAATCCACAACAGAAATCCATCACAAATTAGAAGGTGACTCAAATATTGGTGATGATTCCAAAAAACAAATTTCTTTCACTCAAGTGATCCTTCAGATTTTGATTTTGGATGTTGTCTTTTCATTGGATTCAGTGATCACCGCTGTTGGAATGACAGACCAACTAACGATAATGATTGCAGCTGTGGTATTATCAGTTGGATTTATGTTATTATCAAGTGGGAGTATCTCTGACTTTGTAGATAGACACCCCACCATCAAAATACTTGCCCTTAGTTTTTTGATTTTAATTGGTGTAGCATTGTTAGGTGAGGGGCTAAGATTCCATATACCGAAAGGATATATCTATTTTGCGATGAGTTTTTCTGTGATCGTAGAATTTTTAAATATGAAATTACGTTCCAAGTCGGAAAAACCAATCACATTAAGGGGAAAATGA
- a CDS encoding RluA family pseudouridine synthase: MQIFVTVSEDYDQSRLDVFLKDNAGDDLSRSTVQKWIDSGFVTNKTKDQVVHKNGYKVTLGEEYVVDVIARPPSRLEPIPMDIPVLYDEEEFMVIHKKAGIACHSGPGDDSPSLVNGLLHQFKNLSGTGGERRPGIVHRLDKPTEGVLIIAKTDRAHAALSKLFQDRLVDKTYYAWVLQAPVEAEGTISLPIGRHPVERVKMCVREDGRMAITHYRTEKIVQTQTGRKFSLMKLGLETGRTHQIRVHMAKIGCPVVGDSLYSRSAKDYTQYGLLLFAKKLDFPHPFVPDKRIVVELEFPERFKIFERKCPSY; this comes from the coding sequence ATGCAAATATTTGTAACTGTTTCCGAAGATTATGACCAAAGTCGCTTAGACGTTTTCCTAAAAGACAACGCAGGAGACGATCTTAGCCGTTCTACCGTTCAAAAATGGATCGATTCTGGCTTTGTAACCAACAAAACAAAGGACCAAGTTGTCCATAAAAACGGCTATAAGGTGACTTTAGGAGAAGAGTATGTGGTGGATGTCATCGCAAGGCCACCTTCTCGATTGGAACCCATCCCGATGGACATTCCTGTTTTGTACGACGAAGAAGAGTTTATGGTGATCCATAAAAAAGCGGGGATCGCTTGCCACAGTGGACCTGGGGATGATTCCCCTTCTCTTGTGAATGGACTCCTCCACCAATTTAAGAACTTATCTGGCACTGGTGGTGAACGCCGTCCAGGGATTGTCCATCGTTTGGACAAACCAACAGAAGGGGTTCTCATCATTGCCAAAACAGACAGAGCCCATGCGGCTTTGTCCAAACTCTTCCAAGATCGACTTGTGGATAAAACGTACTATGCTTGGGTGTTACAAGCACCAGTGGAAGCCGAAGGCACCATCAGTCTGCCGATTGGTCGTCACCCCGTAGAACGTGTGAAGATGTGTGTCAGGGAAGATGGACGTATGGCCATCACCCATTACAGAACAGAAAAAATTGTCCAAACCCAAACAGGTAGAAAGTTTAGTTTGATGAAACTCGGTCTTGAGACGGGGCGAACCCACCAAATCCGTGTTCATATGGCAAAAATAGGATGCCCTGTGGTTGGGGACAGTTTGTACTCTAGGTCAGCAAAAGATTACACACAGTACGGACTCCTTCTGTTTGCCAAAAAATTAGATTTCCCTCATCCCTTTGTACCAGACAAACGTATTGTTGTGGAGCTTGAGTTTCCCGAACGATTTAAGATCTTTGAACGAAAATGCCCTAGTTACTAG
- the loa22 gene encoding OmpA family outer membrane lipoprotein Loa22 → MMKKGFFLSLILLVGLSISFTNCSSSEEKETPKETSTTTDNTTAVSSRDLNGALLDEINVALKDYRYPDGVRRRGFSYKQADIQAEDFKTWAKDNVAYIKDALAKLPDSYAIEITGHADASGPEEAEGAKKGNGYYSQIRSDAVKDALVKQGIPAERIVTKAAGSSKPISGFDEKDAINRRVTFQVVSK, encoded by the coding sequence CTGATGAAAAAAGGATTTTTTTTAAGCCTCATCCTCCTCGTAGGTCTTTCTATTTCATTCACGAACTGTTCGTCTTCTGAAGAAAAAGAAACTCCAAAAGAAACGTCCACAACTACGGACAACACAACTGCAGTTTCTTCCAGAGATCTCAATGGAGCTCTTTTGGACGAAATCAACGTAGCACTCAAAGACTACCGTTACCCAGATGGCGTTCGTCGCAGAGGATTTAGCTACAAACAAGCAGACATCCAAGCAGAAGATTTCAAAACTTGGGCAAAAGACAATGTTGCTTACATCAAAGACGCTCTTGCAAAACTCCCTGACAGTTACGCAATCGAAATCACTGGTCACGCAGATGCATCTGGACCAGAAGAAGCAGAAGGTGCTAAAAAAGGAAACGGATATTACTCACAAATTCGTTCTGATGCTGTAAAAGATGCTCTTGTGAAACAAGGGATCCCTGCAGAAAGAATTGTCACGAAAGCCGCTGGTTCTTCTAAACCAATTTCTGGTTTTGATGAAAAAGACGCGATCAACCGTCGTGTGACTTTCCAAGTTGTTTCTAAATAA
- a CDS encoding TetR/AcrR family transcriptional regulator yields MSDTRLHWIKKGYEFVSIHGFEKLKIEKLARIVEKPKSSFYYLFVDLENYTKQLLDFHFQQCCIVSQKESFCESIDPGLVEILTEHKIDLLFNKQLRINRHNSRFNEIINKTDEVVIIPFLSIWKKDLGLVMSESQWNGLFSLALENFYLQIHVEILTEIWLREYFSNLKSVILNIAGK; encoded by the coding sequence ATGTCAGACACAAGATTACATTGGATCAAAAAGGGCTATGAATTCGTTTCTATTCATGGATTTGAAAAATTAAAAATCGAGAAACTAGCAAGAATCGTAGAAAAACCTAAGTCATCATTTTATTATTTGTTTGTCGATTTGGAAAACTATACAAAACAATTATTAGACTTCCATTTTCAGCAATGTTGTATTGTCTCTCAAAAAGAATCGTTTTGTGAATCAATAGATCCTGGTTTAGTTGAAATTTTAACAGAACATAAAATAGATCTTTTGTTTAATAAACAATTAAGAATCAATCGTCACAATTCTAGATTTAATGAAATTATAAACAAGACAGATGAAGTTGTAATAATACCTTTTTTAAGTATTTGGAAAAAAGACTTAGGATTAGTAATGTCTGAGTCTCAATGGAATGGATTATTCTCGTTAGCCTTGGAAAATTTTTATCTTCAAATTCATGTTGAGATTTTAACAGAGATTTGGCTTAGAGAATATTTTTCTAATTTAAAATCTGTAATATTGAATATCGCTGGAAAATAA
- a CDS encoding DUF1801 domain-containing protein, which yields MFQSIEEYIESLPEGKKESFLKLRSVVKKNLPKGFEETFQYKMIGYVVPKKLYPAGYHVNPELALPFLHIAVQKSGLALYHMGIYADPTLLKWFQAEYPKHCKTKLDMGKSCIRFKKSEDIPWKLIGELVSKMTPNDWIRVYEKNTFSS from the coding sequence ATGTTTCAGTCAATCGAAGAATACATTGAGTCTTTACCGGAAGGCAAAAAAGAATCCTTTCTCAAATTGCGAAGTGTCGTGAAAAAAAATCTACCAAAAGGATTTGAAGAGACCTTCCAATACAAGATGATTGGTTATGTAGTACCTAAAAAACTCTATCCTGCTGGTTACCATGTAAACCCAGAACTTGCCCTACCGTTTCTCCACATCGCTGTGCAGAAAAGTGGACTTGCTTTGTACCATATGGGAATCTATGCCGATCCAACTCTATTAAAATGGTTCCAAGCGGAATACCCGAAACATTGTAAAACCAAATTGGATATGGGGAAAAGTTGCATTCGGTTCAAAAAATCGGAAGACATCCCTTGGAAACTCATAGGTGAACTTGTTTCCAAAATGACTCCTAATGACTGGATAAGAGTTTACGAAAAAAATACTTTTTCAAGTTGA
- a CDS encoding efflux RND transporter periplasmic adaptor subunit codes for MTKSFFLFLTVVCFVSCNQKSEENRPRIATFHTLEDGMIIKKSEGELPSTISIANVVYRNLGSGLSIPVRVAVVCVSSKETNYSYHFETEEQSLIYSEYLKSKAALFGAKKSYSRLKYLVENQAAAGKELNDANVQLQQMVASMDENLNRLRMQGIPIEKLNQLKPGNILIVGDIPETKLNRVKLQTRVFIKFSAFPGDRYETKIDSISDVIDPVSRTVKVLIITKNPGNQFKPGMFGNGHIELDNLEALSVPNESIILIGDTSYLFKQIDVNTFQRVQVETGIETDEYTQILSGLQTNDRVVSHGSTLLKGLSFGY; via the coding sequence ATGACTAAATCTTTTTTTCTCTTTTTGACGGTTGTTTGTTTTGTATCTTGCAATCAAAAATCAGAAGAGAATCGTCCACGGATAGCAACCTTCCATACTTTAGAAGATGGAATGATCATTAAAAAATCAGAAGGTGAACTTCCCTCTACAATCTCCATTGCAAACGTTGTTTATCGAAATTTAGGATCAGGACTTTCGATCCCTGTTCGAGTAGCAGTGGTCTGTGTTTCCTCTAAAGAAACAAATTATTCCTATCATTTTGAGACCGAAGAACAGTCGTTAATCTATTCTGAATATTTAAAAAGTAAAGCAGCACTGTTTGGGGCAAAAAAGTCTTATTCACGATTGAAATACTTGGTGGAAAACCAAGCTGCTGCGGGCAAAGAATTGAATGATGCAAATGTTCAATTGCAACAAATGGTCGCATCCATGGATGAAAATTTAAACCGATTACGAATGCAAGGCATTCCAATCGAAAAGTTAAATCAATTAAAACCTGGCAATATTCTGATTGTTGGCGATATCCCCGAAACAAAATTAAATCGAGTCAAATTACAAACACGTGTATTCATAAAGTTTTCTGCATTTCCAGGAGATCGTTATGAAACAAAAATTGATTCCATATCTGATGTCATTGATCCAGTCAGTCGTACTGTTAAAGTTTTAATCATAACAAAAAATCCAGGAAATCAATTTAAACCTGGTATGTTTGGAAATGGACATATCGAATTGGACAATCTGGAAGCTTTGTCTGTTCCAAATGAATCGATCATTCTAATTGGTGATACAAGTTATTTATTCAAACAAATCGATGTGAATACATTCCAAAGAGTTCAAGTAGAAACAGGAATTGAAACAGATGAATACACACAAATTTTGTCTGGTTTGCAAACAAATGATCGTGTGGTTTCTCATGGTTCTACATTACTAAAAGGACTAAGTTTCGGTTACTGA